From Arachis hypogaea cultivar Tifrunner chromosome 3, arahy.Tifrunner.gnm2.J5K5, whole genome shotgun sequence:
gatcctctcaattgttaaaaaaaattgagagtgtaaagtgtgatctctaaccctttcattgttctttctctcatatttatttttgaaacccatttataaaattaatggtgagatATCACACTTTActttctcaattgttaaaaaaaattaagaggatcCATTCCTTTGCAATCAATCCACAAAGAAAAAGATGAGCAAATAGCATAACATATCAACTAAGAAATCGGAATCCTCTTTGATATCCAAAAATTTAGCGAATGAAAAGATTGTAAAAGCAATTTTTGGAATGAAATCGCATGTATCAGCTCTGAGCAGTTTTAGTGGGGACGGGACGGGAATTTTCGCTTGGATCCCCGTACTTGTCTGGGAAAAATTTCAACTCCCGTTTCTATTTTCACAGAGAAAATTTTTCGCAATAAAATCTCCATTCGAATTAGTCTCCACAGAAATTCCTGCATCTCGGATAATTTTGCCCTTCCTAATTTTGAACACCTCTCAATTCAAATTGACCATTTTACTGAATGACTATGATACCCCTAGTTTCTACTTTCGGAGTCTCACCGGTTCAATAACCGGTTCGAACTAGCACTGCACCCCTAATCCCTATTCCCTGACACCGAACCCAAGCtgcgaagaaggaaaaagaaaaggaagctcAGTGCCTCAGTGGCGAGTAGATACTACTGCTTCAGTTGGTGAAGGAACCAAGCAACAATGGCGGATCATACTACCAGAAGCCCCATTAAGTCCTCAGGTAACACTTTTCCTTGCATAGTTATGCATAAGCTTTTCATTTCATCTCAGTTATGAACACTGCAATAATCTAGGGTTTCAGTTGGAACTGTTGCGGGTACCAGGAGACGGCAACAGGCGGTGGCGATTGGCAAAGAAAGAAGGGAGTCTCTTGTGCGTGCCAAGAGGCTCTGTAGGGTCCCCGTTGGCGGCGGTGGCGACGGGGACGGCGATGGCCAAGCTCCCCTTGACAGTGACATGATCATTGATGAAGAGCAATCCATTTTGGACTCTCAAACTTCCCTTGCCGTCGAAAAGTTGAAATCTTCTGTTGCTTTTCAGTTTGGTCCTCTGAACTCATCTATTTGTTATATTATGTGTTAGATAAATAACAAGAATTATCCAGTTCGGTTTGATTTGATAGGTTTTTGAATGAGTGATTGAATGTTGTTGTTCACTCTCCTCACTAAGAAGTAACTTTATAAAGCTTCAAGCAACAATGTGCAAGTTCATATCTTGATTAACTTTGGCTCATATGCATTATGACTATGTATAGGGGGAAGGGTGCAATGCATAAAAGAGTGGTTGCCCTGCAAGAATTAAGGCGACTGCTGTCAAGGTCTGAATTTCCGCCTGTTGAGTCTGCTATTAAAGCCGGCGTGGTACCTGCACTTGTGCAGTGTCTTTCGTTTGGGTCTCCGGATGAACAGGTCTGAAGATTTGTCTCCTCCTTTAGAATGATCTTCTGTTGCTTCCATGAATGCCTTTTACTATCCATGAAACTTGAGAAAGCAGTAACTGCACTGTGCATGTTATGCAGATAGTATCAATACTGAACAGTAAGTTACTACTAGTCACTTACGCTTTTTTGGTGAATGTGTTATTCAGTTGCTGGAGGCGGCTTGGTGTCTTACAAATATTGCTGCAGGGAATCCTGAAGAAACAAAAGCTTTGTTGCCTGCATTACCTTTGCTTATTGCTCATCTTGGGGGTGAGTGATCACTGATCACTTTGAGTTTAATTTTGCATGTCCATGAATGGATTAATTGTTTCATTGATGTCTGCATAGAAAGATTAAGAAGAATTCTAGTAGCTCAAATTCAAATTGTTATAACATTGCAAAGTGTCTATGATCTAAAGGAACTAGGAAGAATGGGATGGACAGGACTTTGGCAACTATATTAAACATTTGCGATAAAATTCATACTTGAACTTTGagcttattttaaatattttagtatTTACTTCTACCTTTTGTATTTATGAATGATCTGTTCTGCAGAAAAGAGCTCGTCACCTGTTGCCGAACAGTGTGCTTGGGCTCTTGGAAATGTAGCTGGTGAAGGCGAAGAGTTGAGGAATGTTCTGCTTGCTCAAGGGGCTTTACTACCTCTTGCAAGAATGATGCTACCAAACAAAGGTTCAACTGTTAGAACAGCTGCCTGGGCTTTGTCTAACCTCATCAAGGTGTCAAAGTTTATCAGTTTTATAGTTTATATCATATTGCATCACATTTGTTTGTGCTCTGATTTGTTTATGTTGTATAAAGCCAAAGGGTAAATTTCACCGCTCAGCTATAAGATATGGGATTGTATGTTGGGCAGTAAAGTTAGCAGTATGACAAGCTAAATGTTGTAGAGATGAGGATGTTGCATTGAACATGACAACATATTAGAAGGGATTGGATTAGGAATAAGTGCATTAGAAAGAAATACTGTGTAGTGCTTATTATAGGTGGTTTGGGTATGTGAGGAGAAGATATAAAGAGGCCCAAGTAAAGAGTGCCCCAGCTGGGGAGTGCAGTCCAATAGCTAGATGTAGTGGAAAACTCACACATAAGAGAAACTACTAGAACAGTTTGACTGTAAATGGTTTAAAATATGATTTATGATAGATAGAACACTATAGCATCAGTTAATGCTTGTAGGTTGTAGCTAACACCACCTAGTgggataaattttttttggttatgGTAATTCTTCACTGTTTATAGTTAGCTTGTATGATGTGATCAGTGTTGTCTAAAATATATTTTGCAGTCCGCTGCTTTCGTTATGCTGACACATACTAGTGTAGTAGCAGTGACAAGGCTTAGTTGTTTAATCCATCTAGCTGACCTCACTAGCTGGATATATCTTTGTTGTTGAATTGAAAATAGTTGTGgcgacaattttttttttttttttggaattttaacATCACTTTGGTATGATTATGTGCAGGGTCCAGAACCGAAAGCTGCAACTGAACTCATTCGTGTTGATGGAGTATTGGATGCAATCGTTCGACACTTGAAGAAAGCGTGAGTATTATTCTGGATTTACTTGGTTCTATATCATTGCTAAGAACTCATGTCTCCTTTTGAATTTATCTATTTGTGGATCAACATGCTAGGAGTTCATATTGTTTAAATCACAGTTGAACATCGTAGTCTAGTTTTAAGGATATTTAGCTTTTACTTCACTAAAATCACACCAGAATTCTCTGTTATCATAAACAGAAAACATATCGCCAAACATATACAGATTACAGGCATGAAACTAACAACCAAAATTTCAAGTGATTCATCTCAAACTCTCTTCGTAGGTCAACGATTTGGTATCCCCCTCTAGAGAAGGACACCGGTACCCCTCATAAATATTTGTTAAAACTTCATCCACCCTTTATTTTGATTGTTAGGTGAAGCAAATAACAGAACCACTCTTCCTTCAAACCTATTTCCTGGATACTGGGTGAATCACCTTCACTTCTCTTTCTGAATTCCTCCCGGAAAGGAGAATCACTGTTTTAGGTGGCTTTCATTCTTCTCCTGAATGGTTTTTCTTTCTCCAAGCTCTTTTCTGGCTCTAATTTGCATTCAtatatttgaaatttggtgttggTAATTTCAAATGTTTCAAAAGAACAAGTACATGTTAATCGCTATATATTTTAGATATCTATTGAATTGGTAAAAAGGGCATTATCACATGGAGTTTCAGCTGTTATGCATGTCATGAGGAAAACATGTGTGTCTATTTGTTTGAATGGTACAAATTCTTTGTCCAAGTTTGAGTGATTAAATGAGTTAGAGACAAAATTAGCATAACAAAATCAGATGACAAATGCATTGCATGAACATGTTCTCTCTGTCATGCTAATCTTTGTTCTTCCATTTCCCTCTCTCTTGGAGACTACAATATGAACAAATCTGCAGACAACATTGACTTCATCAATCACACAACAAAAAGTCAGGAATGGAACCTCTGTTTCAACTTTCATGAAATTAGGATAACCATTTGGGATTTAATTTGTATAGGTAAAAGGAAGAACAACCTCCATTAAGGTTGAATTGAAATTGGGTCAAATGTAAATAGTGGAAAAAGCAGAGCAGGATTACGATTTCTAAGTAAAggattgggggggggggggttataTCTTGCAAATATTTAACAGACAGGTACCACGTACCAGTGCTCAGTACCAAATCCTTGGCCCTCTTTGTAAATCTGCCAATTTGGAAAATTCATGTTAAACATGTCATGCACGTGTGTGTATGCATGCTGTTGTATATAAGGAGAGTGATTCTTCTCCTTTATCAGCTAGCTTTTAAGGTGTGGTTCCCCACTTTCCTTAGATAGTTAACAATGATATCAGAGCCTGGTTGTTGACATTATGGAAAGGGCTACCTATATGCTGGATTAAGGTGAATACCAAATACTGATAGTTGGTAGCGAAGTGACTACCACTAGGTCAATGTTGATAGAGTGAAGCCACCATGGATATCAGCTCTCCAGGGGTGGTGTATTATtagggacttgggtattatgggGTGCCCAAAATCCCACATCGGGTAGTATCGGATGCTTGATGTTGTATATAAGGAGAGTGGTTCTTCCACCTTATCGGCTAGCTTTTACGGTGTGGTTCCCCACTTTCCTTAGATACTTAACACATGCATGCTCACTTCTGTGTGTGTTAGATGGCAATTTAAATCTGAAACCATTGATGACTTTAGAGGCATTTGCTTTTCTCAAGGAAGAAAACCCTTCTATGTGTTCTGCCTTTTCTTTCTCTGTATAAgagtatttattatatatgtttatTAGAGTTTCTGTATGATATACCTGTAAAAAAAAATATGCGGTGTGCCTTTAACTAGTATCAATATAATCATAAACTTTACCCTACTGTAAGTTTGTGGGGTTGAAATTGGAAGTGATGATAGACTGATAACACAACCTCCTTTAGTATTGTGAACACAAAGCTTATTTCTTGGAAGTGTTAGATTAGTAGCAAGCTCTTTAACTCTTATGTCTTAACAGTACAGCTTGCAATGATGTCCTAAGTAATGCCATTCATGTTTTTAATCGACATCAGGGATGACGAATTAGCAACTGAAGTAGCATGGGTAGTTGTGTATCTGTCGGCACTTTCAAATGTAGCTACGAGTCTGCTGGTGAAGAGTGACGTGCTTCAATTGCTAGTCCACAGATTGGCAACATCAAATAGCTTGCAATTACTGATTCCAGTAATGACCTCTTCATCTATAACATTTTAGCATTAGCATCTAATAATACATACAAATCACAATTGTTATTTTCACTGATAAGTTGTTCTAACAACAAAGGAAAATCTTTGTAGGTTTTGCGAAGTTTAGGTAATCTCATTGCTGCTGATTCCCATACAATTTATGTTATTTTGACACCTGGACAAGAAATTACAGGCTAGTAATTTTCTTGGTTCTCCCTTTACTCGATAATCTTGGTGCATTTTCGTTCAAAATATGGAATAATTTCTTGCATCTgattttgtaataatattttcaGATAATATCATAAAAGCCCTGGTAAAATGTATGAATAGCGAACACAGGGTCTTAAAGAAGGTATAAAATTTTAATCTTCAATTTGATGAACTTATTCCTTCTTTTGTTTATCATCTTGATATAAGAGCTTAAATTTCAAAATGCAGGAAGCAGCCTGGGTGCTATCTAATATTGCCGCCGGTGACATTGAGCACAAGCGGTTGATACATTCAAGCGAGGCGGTGCCTTTGCTGTTGCGTCTTCTTTCTGCCGCTCCATTCGATATAAGAAAGGAAGTTGCTTATGTATTGGGGAACCTTTGTGTTGCGCCTACTAAAGGTAATGCGAAGCCGGATCTGATCTTTGAGCACCTGATTTCGCTGGTCGAGAAAGGATGCTTGCCAGGTTTTATTGATTTGGTTAGATCTGCTGATATTGAAGCTGCTAGGCTTGGACTCCAATTCATAGAGCTGGTAAGAAATCCGCTAATTCATTCGGCATAACTAATGAGTAATGATAACTTTCCAccaaaatatcaaatattaaatattataaataatccttccataaccaataacaatcaTTCCACAAGTTACTATTTTTATACGAGTTAAGTACTCTTTTAGTCTCAACGTTTGGGTTAAGTCTTAATTTCGGCTCTAACGTTTGAAACACTATTTTTGTCCCAAATGCCTTATTTTGTTCTATTTTAGTCCTTtggtcaaaattaaattttttctttcaaaaatattttttcctccATTATCATCTTCTAGGTAACAACAATCATAATCGTGGCTGTAGTTATAGTTTTAGTGATTTGAGAGTGAAATTGATAGAAGAATAAGCGAAAGAATAAGATATTAACAGAGGGAAAACGGTGTATTTTAGAagagaaaattaattttgaaaaaaaaaaaaacgaaaagaaagcatttgaaacaaaaataagacATTTTTTTTTGTAAGAGGAGCGGGAAAACTGCCCAGAAGAGAGGAAAACTACATATCAGAAAACATGTTAACCGTTAGAAACGAAATTAGAACTTAATCTAAATATTAGAGACTAAAAGAAAAAGGGTGCTTATTAGCTAATttccaaaagaaaaattaaaagagaggcAGATATATAGGCTCATCTTTAAACGCTCCTTGCTAAGTATGGAGTGTTGCACACCTTGTGAATTCGTTaaatttaaactctttatttattatattttatttgaatggtctggatttaaaaaggtaacctgttaatcaggttaattatttttttttataaattttagatttttttggcAAGTCTCAGATATTGGgataaagttcaaaataaaaaattagtatataaatattaaaaataatatgtctgtacaaaaaaaagttattggattttagaattaaaataaataatacataaaaaataagttaaaaattcatgtaccaaatccaaaaaaaagatatattagaatcttaaaaaaaataatattaaatatatattatgtatataatattaaaatttaaataaattttgttttgtgtgaaataaaatataatattaaatataaatgcaatgataaaaaaaatttgtgttatatatatatataatattaaaatttaaataaattttattttatgtgaaataaaattttaatattaaatataaatacaattgtaaaaaattttgtattatatatatatatataattttatttcgtgtgaaacaaaattaaaacattaaacatGAACAGAATGATAAAAGATTTAAtactatataaatttaattaaaaaaatatttatacaacataaaaagcaaacaaatatataataattttattttgtgcgaaacaaaaattcatgtaaagaaaatatttatataattttttattaacaatttttttattgaaatatgttattttactatatttataatatattatttgggataattatattattttagttaatatatattatttaaaaaaatatttaaaatttattattttgtattaaaaatattattaaaaatatattattattttttcttaaaataacatttttttttctttcgttcaAATACTATGACAACAAAATTTTGTGTGTAATTGCTGctactcaataaatattatattcatttatttttatattgcatgtaaaataaataattaatgtttaaaaaagttaataaaggaaagaagtattttttttaccaattctTAGGTAAATATAAAGAGATTACgtcttttttttggtgactagagattatgtcatttgaactataatttgttggcaaagaaagaaatacttttaattatatattaaataaaataattatttattaggctcatttttatacaaataaaattttttcttagttttatatctgtaatattttataccaattagcttcagaatttaattattttttgaataaattaataaaaaaataatacaaataattgtttaaatataattgtattttaattttttattctattacgTACACATTGAGGTtgatttgaaataaaagataatgggCCTGTTGTAACTGCCATGTATTTTGTGCTTTAACTGTGTCGTCATCTGAGAATCATGCGCCTTCATGGAAACCGGGGTTCTTCTACAGAATCCGTTTTGTGTTTGGAGTTAGCTAACCAGCAATGGCGACAGATATGCGTCTTCCTTTTCTATGGCAGCAATTTTTCGGACTTTGATGGTCATTTATGGTAGAAGTGGAATAGGGTGGGTTCAAGAGCGTCAAAATCTATAGCTAGCTAAAACGATAGTGGAAGCACCTGCCAGAAAACAAAACAGTGAAAATATTTGAAGACATCACATCGACAATAACAGAGTAACAGAGGAATTAGTTTTTTTGTTAGTGCTGGTTTGTTTGTTCAgcctatgataaaaaaaataatgacaataataaataaattaaatttacctAATAACTTTTGATAGTAGGTTAACTTTTAAGGAGTGCTGCACTCCCTACTTTATCTGGAGTACACTAGCTTTCGCCTTACAGCTATTATGAAATAAGTTAAATTTATcaacttacttttcttttttgttcataatttatcAAGTTTCAAAAACACAAGCTACGCATCCTTCTTGACGATATGTTTTTGGTGTTTACAACAGGTCCTGAGAGGGATGCCAAATGGCAAGGGCCTAAAGCttgtagaagaagaggatgggattGAAGCAATGGAAAGATTTCAGTTTCATGAAAATGAACAACTGAGAACTATGGCAAATACCCTTGTTGACAAGTACTTTGGAGAGGACTATGGCCTTCATGACCAGTAACATTAGTTGTTTGATATTGTAATAAATGTGCTCTTTCTCCCACACAATTTTAaatgaaaatgtaaaattttattagtgTTATTAACTCTAGAGACTAGTGAGTTGTAATTTTTGGCTGGCTTAATTTGAAACATTTTTGAAATAACTGTCTAATTTGGCGTAAATATTTGTTCTCtgagaaaatttaaataattttttaaggatACTTCTATTgttaataagaagaaaaaatattgTAGTTTGATGGAAAGGCTAATAATTTTGCAAGATATACTGATGTTACTATCAATTGATATTTTTCCAAATTATCctaaataataattttgaaaggtggtaattgaattttttttttttgggtgtctAAACACAAAAAGCTTTATCTTATTCTTAGCCTATAAATCAACCAATTCAACCACGTCAATGTCCTTTAGCAGATCAAATTCCTTACACATTCATACACAGACACACACTTTATTGCTTCCTAGCGTAGATCAGAATCcaatcttaaaagaaaatttaggGCTTAGGCAATCACTTTGGTACAGCTTCCAAAAGATAATGTACCATGTTACTTTTTGGTGTATGTAATGTATGTGATTTATGAACCACATGATTTGTTAGAAAACAGAGAAGTTGAGAATTCAGAATATCTAAAAGATAACATAAGCAAATGTAAAGTACATGAGAAAATGCAAATCTGCATTGGTCATATACTCATATTTAAAGCCATAAACTTCACAGTAGCAGCAAATCAAACTGAATATCATGATTTTGTTTAAACTTCAATTTAAATTGTTATACTTGATATGACATAATATGTATGGAAACTGtaaatacctttttttttttattgaaggcATATTTGCTCAAACATATTGAAATCACATCATATGGCTTTCTTAATAATAATTATTCCATATCTAATACCCAAATTTGAGAAATAGATTAGAAgattacaaaagaaaaatgaaaatgtcACTCAACTACATCAATATTTATTATAATCTTACTGAGTTATTGTCAGAAAAGAATTGGATCATTTATAgtatacaataaaataataaagatgtGAATATGAGATATAAGTAAGACGGTTAAAATGGGTTAAATTTATCGGATCAGCTCGTTTATTCGTTTAAACGAGTagattttatctttaaaattaagtacgtttaaattttggattaaacAAATTGAGCCCAATTAATCCAAAAAAATTGATGAGTTAAATGGGTTAACCTGCGGGATAAACGGGCCGtccattttctttttatatatatttcccAAAAAAACATTAGCACTTTTGATTAATATTTATTTCGATTCGATCCGAAAATCCAATTTATTAACTAAAAAACAcagtttatttaaaatttttaatttaaaaataatattttttgtcaaaatattttttaaaaactaaaataaaaagataaacaaaccGCTAGTTTAACCCATCAAACTAGTCATAAATAGTttgagttaaaataaaaaattaaaatcagtaAATCTATAAATTTAAATAGATTAGATCTAAATGAGTCAGACCTGTTTAACTGTCTACAAATAGATAAATGTTGAAAAACAAAACATTCctcaataagtttttttttttggtcggtaAACATTCCTCAATAAGTAAAACATTGCATTTGTGATTTATATTGGCAAATCACACGTCTAATAATAGTAATGGTAATGGGCCAAACTAGGAGAAGACAAGAATCCAATCACAATAAAAAATCTGTGTTTGCTCATTTTGCTCCCCGAATGACAAGGGGTAGGAGTATAAAATTTAAGTACCATCCAACCCGTATGTTCAACTACTGTATACATATTCTTTTGCTAATTGCTTTGTTGTCGAATTCACATTGGGCTGCCATGTTCTTTACTCATATCATGTTGTCGTTCCATTGTTCATTCCTCAAATCAATGAAATAACTCATGAGCTATAATAATTACACAAGATTTTGTTAGATTTTGCAACCCCCCAAGAAGTTATTTTTCTCCCTCATCATCAATTAAAGCTGTCGTAAGATATTATCCAAAGAAAAAAGCACTAGTGGGATATATAGCAATAGGGTGTCCGTACAATATGGCATTTCAATgtttaaagtaaaataattataaataaatttatttttaatacactGATCatgtaaattattttatactattattcAATTCTACTTATTTGTTTAAGTGATTATTTATTCGTTGATCgttaaaagtagttatttttattaacgtAATAATTGAATGcatgcaaaaaaaattttattataagtatcaaaattaaatttttataaacaatAAACTTGATTGTGAATGGTTACAAATTATTATATTTCACATTTTATGAATattgttttaacttttttttttaatctttgtaTATCTTGTTGTGGATTCTGATGATTTCATGTCTGCCTTAATTAGAAAGATTTTGGACTTCTCCAAAGTGTATAACTTGTTTTAG
This genomic window contains:
- the LOC112789544 gene encoding importin subunit alpha-9 isoform X1, translating into MADHTTRSPIKSSVGTVAGTRRRQQAVAIGKERRESLVRAKRLCRVPVGGGGDGDGDGQAPLDSDMIIDEEQSILDSQTSLAVEKLKSSVAFQGKGAMHKRVVALQELRRLLSRSEFPPVESAIKAGVVPALVQCLSFGSPDEQLLEAAWCLTNIAAGNPEETKALLPALPLLIAHLGEKSSSPVAEQCAWALGNVAGEGEELRNVLLAQGALLPLARMMLPNKGSTVRTAAWALSNLIKGPEPKAATELIRVDGVLDAIVRHLKKADDELATEVAWVVVYLSALSNVATSLLVKSDVLQLLVHRLATSNSLQLLIPVLRSLGNLIAADSHTIYVILTPGQEITDNIIKALVKCMNSEHRVLKKEAAWVLSNIAAGDIEHKRLIHSSEAVPLLLRLLSAAPFDIRKEVAYVLGNLCVAPTKGNAKPDLIFEHLISLVEKGCLPGFIDLVRSADIEAARLGLQFIELVLRGMPNGKGLKLVEEEDGIEAMERFQFHENEQLRTMANTLVDKYFGEDYGLHDQ
- the LOC112789544 gene encoding importin subunit alpha-9 isoform X2, encoding MIIDEEQSILDSQTSLAVEKLKSSVAFQGKGAMHKRVVALQELRRLLSRSEFPPVESAIKAGVVPALVQCLSFGSPDEQLLEAAWCLTNIAAGNPEETKALLPALPLLIAHLGEKSSSPVAEQCAWALGNVAGEGEELRNVLLAQGALLPLARMMLPNKGSTVRTAAWALSNLIKGPEPKAATELIRVDGVLDAIVRHLKKADDELATEVAWVVVYLSALSNVATSLLVKSDVLQLLVHRLATSNSLQLLIPVLRSLGNLIAADSHTIYVILTPGQEITDNIIKALVKCMNSEHRVLKKEAAWVLSNIAAGDIEHKRLIHSSEAVPLLLRLLSAAPFDIRKEVAYVLGNLCVAPTKGNAKPDLIFEHLISLVEKGCLPGFIDLVRSADIEAARLGLQFIELVLRGMPNGKGLKLVEEEDGIEAMERFQFHENEQLRTMANTLVDKYFGEDYGLHDQ